One genomic window of Pseudomonadales bacterium includes the following:
- a CDS encoding TetR/AcrR family transcriptional regulator, producing the protein MSTAEQTKSQATRKTILNVAAAEIYQNGFRSTGLNEILSKTGLTKGAFYHHFRSKAELGLAVAQEIIDGTIRELWIKPLQRANAGVEVLQSTLQYAMAANNTKTVSSGCPLCNLAQEMANQDENICAALRHTLDDWLQQITNVLKHDQEIGRIRSNVDCEQSAYFILSSLQGAIGLAKPYHSPAPFRASMRGLIDYLDGLKTQPALSEPTVN; encoded by the coding sequence ATGTCAACAGCAGAACAAACAAAAAGCCAGGCAACACGAAAAACTATCCTTAATGTTGCTGCCGCTGAAATCTACCAAAACGGTTTTCGCTCTACCGGACTTAACGAAATTCTTTCAAAAACGGGCCTGACCAAAGGCGCTTTTTATCACCATTTTCGATCAAAAGCCGAACTCGGATTAGCGGTTGCACAAGAGATCATTGACGGCACCATTCGTGAACTCTGGATCAAACCTCTGCAGAGGGCTAATGCTGGTGTAGAGGTACTGCAATCGACACTGCAATACGCCATGGCTGCAAATAATACCAAAACCGTATCAAGCGGCTGTCCTCTGTGCAACCTCGCACAAGAAATGGCCAATCAGGACGAAAATATCTGCGCCGCATTAAGACACACACTTGATGACTGGCTCCAGCAAATAACCAATGTACTGAAACATGACCAGGAGATAGGCCGCATTCGCAGTAATGTCGACTGCGAACAGAGTGCCTATTTTATTCTATCATCATTACAGGGAGCGATCGGTCTGGCGAAACCGTACCACAGCCCAGCCCCATTTCGGGCATCAATGCGCGGACTGATAGACTATCTGGATGGCCTTAAAACACAACCGGCGCTGAGTGAACCTACCGTAAACTAA
- a CDS encoding alpha/beta hydrolase — protein MDWILLALAVFNAFSMVTIYRDRHTKRLVPPWTLFAHSLISSELAWLWLPMQVTMALILFVLGATESTLGGLSLLVLVVSWVFLMQSIRNAFKAEKLTRRALQKALGDNYLETLPPEVRAKIETATHFREWLNPFKMKRPEVEVLKNIAYGPLGVMHQLDVYRPKNIPAEGCPVLMQIHGGAWVMGSKDLEALPLLHYMASKGWICVTINYRLSPSVGFPAHLEDCKLALKWIRTEGKKYGVNPEFVAVTGGSAGGHLATLLGMTQNQPELQREFPDVDTSVQAVVSLYGVYDLLGTFHADSRDLMVGHLHNKVIYESPEENPQLWELASPSTQIRGNLPSIMIVQGEIDSLTTVSGARLFYQNLRGVIRQPAVYLELPGAEHAFDHMHSPRTEPVIKGIHSFLEWNLVQYRADKNMPTNSAGLEKSLDNQVEA, from the coding sequence ATGGACTGGATTCTTTTAGCCCTGGCAGTTTTTAATGCTTTCTCTATGGTCACGATTTACCGTGACCGCCACACAAAAAGACTGGTACCGCCTTGGACGCTGTTTGCCCATTCGCTGATTTCTTCCGAGTTGGCTTGGTTGTGGTTGCCGATGCAGGTAACGATGGCGTTGATACTTTTTGTTTTGGGGGCCACAGAATCCACCTTGGGAGGCTTATCCTTGCTGGTTTTGGTGGTGAGTTGGGTTTTTTTGATGCAGAGCATCAGGAACGCTTTTAAAGCTGAAAAGTTAACCCGCAGAGCCCTTCAAAAAGCTCTGGGCGACAACTACCTTGAAACACTTCCCCCGGAGGTGCGTGCCAAAATCGAGACGGCGACCCATTTCAGGGAGTGGTTAAACCCATTTAAAATGAAACGCCCAGAGGTGGAAGTATTAAAAAATATTGCTTACGGACCACTGGGTGTGATGCACCAACTGGATGTTTATCGACCTAAAAACATACCCGCTGAAGGCTGTCCGGTACTGATGCAAATCCATGGTGGAGCCTGGGTGATGGGCTCCAAGGATCTTGAGGCGTTGCCCTTGCTTCACTATATGGCAAGCAAGGGCTGGATCTGTGTCACGATTAATTATCGGCTCAGCCCCAGTGTCGGCTTTCCCGCGCACCTGGAAGATTGCAAGCTAGCGTTAAAGTGGATTCGTACGGAAGGCAAAAAATACGGTGTGAATCCGGAGTTCGTGGCCGTTACGGGAGGCTCTGCTGGTGGACATCTGGCGACTTTACTGGGAATGACGCAAAATCAGCCCGAATTACAGAGAGAGTTTCCCGATGTGGATACCTCTGTGCAGGCTGTTGTATCGCTCTATGGTGTCTATGATCTTCTTGGCACTTTCCATGCTGACAGCCGCGATTTGATGGTTGGGCACCTTCATAACAAGGTTATCTACGAATCTCCGGAAGAGAACCCCCAGCTTTGGGAGCTGGCTTCGCCGAGCACTCAGATTAGAGGTAATTTGCCGTCAATCATGATCGTTCAGGGGGAGATTGACAGTCTGACGACAGTTTCCGGTGCCCGGTTGTTTTACCAGAATCTTCGTGGCGTTATCCGGCAACCGGCGGTTTATCTGGAATTACCGGGTGCCGAGCATGCTTTTGACCACATGCATTCACCGCGCACCGAGCCGGTGATTAAAGGCATTCACAGTTTTCTGGAGTGGAATCTTGTTCAGTACCGTGCTGATAAGAACATGCCGACAAATTCAGCAGGGTTGGAAAAATCGCTGGACAACCAGGTCGAAGCTTAG
- a CDS encoding alpha/beta hydrolase, producing the protein MLFVAIALALVLVFVARYWLLAQVVKVIYLVTALAFGARKRRIDVMDGQTWHYLEAGSHEKPVLLLLHGFGVDKFVWLPYIKAMKEDYHIIAPDLPGFGDAYSQRVPVDYSVYGQVEALQKFVEHLDISSFHLAGNSMGGLISAMFCIACQNRVRTLVLMNAAGIASSRKSDLDVMFEKGELVLLPRTIEELDRLFAMIAVKPVRLPWIFKKHLLHEVASRYSILKKAFNEVMMFRINSPINEQLSKITIPTLVVWGRLDRILDVSAAETAARLLPDSQLKILDKAGHAPMVEAVAETADCHKTFIEQHF; encoded by the coding sequence ATGTTGTTCGTAGCTATTGCGCTGGCGCTGGTTTTGGTATTTGTGGCACGGTATTGGTTGCTGGCTCAGGTGGTAAAGGTTATTTATTTGGTAACAGCGCTGGCTTTTGGCGCCAGAAAGCGTCGGATTGATGTTATGGATGGGCAGACATGGCACTATCTGGAGGCAGGCAGCCACGAAAAGCCTGTTTTACTGTTGCTGCATGGCTTTGGTGTGGACAAGTTCGTCTGGCTTCCCTATATCAAGGCGATGAAAGAGGATTACCATATTATTGCACCTGACTTGCCTGGTTTTGGGGATGCTTATAGTCAGCGTGTACCGGTAGATTACAGCGTTTACGGGCAGGTTGAAGCGCTTCAAAAATTTGTTGAACATTTGGATATTTCATCCTTTCATTTGGCGGGTAATTCCATGGGCGGGTTAATCTCGGCTATGTTCTGTATTGCCTGTCAGAATAGGGTCAGGACTCTGGTATTAATGAATGCGGCCGGGATTGCCTCCTCCCGCAAATCAGATCTGGATGTGATGTTTGAAAAAGGTGAGCTGGTGCTATTGCCCAGGACCATTGAAGAACTGGACAGATTGTTCGCGATGATTGCTGTGAAACCGGTAAGGCTACCCTGGATTTTCAAGAAACATTTGCTTCACGAAGTAGCGTCCAGGTATTCGATACTGAAGAAAGCTTTTAATGAAGTCATGATGTTCCGTATTAACTCCCCGATTAATGAACAATTATCAAAAATCACAATACCCACACTGGTTGTATGGGGCCGCCTGGACAGAATTCTCGATGTCAGCGCAGCGGAAACCGCTGCTCGGTTGTTGCCGGATAGTCAATTGAAGATACTGGATAAGGCGGGTCATGCACCTATGGTTGAAGCGGTTGCAGAAACCGCTGACTGTCACAAGACGTTTATCGAGCAGCACTTCTAA
- a CDS encoding DUF445 domain-containing protein, whose translation METILNFLQTYWVYLTIPVVSAIVGFGTNWLAVKMMMSPLEFVGIGPFGWQGVIPGSAKNMAKALVENSVAKVLTQEELAERIDAAELIDALQHRIDPLIEDIVDEVMSETTNYGIKLNRFVWTASPSWIKEKVYQEVHKNLPGMVENTVREIKDNLGDLVDINQMIMDRLVQHKELLVEIFENAAAREFTFLERSGFYFGLPLGIPVMFLWYFFPVWWLLPVAGLLVGYLTNKLAIYMLQKPLTPVKIGPFTMQGLFVRRQNEVSIYYAKVFAEKLITAESLAQEVLKNGKSSDLLFDLIQREVNTALEKSSGTMKTLMVFSVGPQEYDKMRKIISERSFNELNKPDKRSFRYIDEALDIENTLAERVGGMAPDEFFELLHPVVAEDEWKLMAVGAVLGFGAGVCQWLLLT comes from the coding sequence TTGGAAACCATCCTGAATTTTTTACAAACCTACTGGGTCTATCTGACCATCCCCGTTGTCAGCGCCATCGTTGGTTTTGGAACCAACTGGCTGGCTGTAAAAATGATGATGTCTCCCCTTGAATTTGTCGGCATTGGTCCTTTTGGCTGGCAAGGTGTAATTCCCGGCAGCGCCAAGAACATGGCCAAAGCTCTGGTCGAAAACAGCGTGGCGAAGGTACTGACTCAGGAGGAGCTAGCCGAACGCATTGACGCGGCAGAACTGATTGACGCCTTGCAGCATCGCATTGATCCCTTGATTGAAGACATTGTTGATGAAGTCATGTCCGAAACTACCAACTATGGTATCAAACTGAATCGTTTTGTGTGGACAGCTTCCCCGTCATGGATTAAAGAAAAGGTTTATCAGGAGGTGCATAAAAATCTGCCAGGCATGGTCGAGAATACTGTGCGGGAAATAAAGGACAACCTGGGTGACCTGGTCGATATTAATCAAATGATTATGGACCGGTTGGTGCAGCACAAGGAGCTGCTGGTAGAAATTTTTGAAAATGCAGCAGCACGTGAGTTTACCTTTCTGGAGCGCAGTGGTTTCTATTTTGGACTGCCCTTAGGGATACCAGTCATGTTTTTGTGGTATTTCTTTCCCGTCTGGTGGCTACTGCCTGTAGCGGGGCTCCTGGTAGGATATCTCACCAACAAACTGGCAATTTACATGCTGCAGAAGCCTCTAACGCCAGTAAAAATCGGCCCTTTTACCATGCAGGGGCTGTTTGTCCGACGGCAAAATGAAGTGTCCATATACTATGCCAAGGTATTCGCCGAAAAACTGATTACTGCCGAGTCTCTGGCACAGGAAGTCCTTAAAAACGGGAAATCCTCTGATTTATTATTCGACCTGATTCAGCGTGAAGTAAATACAGCACTGGAAAAGTCCAGCGGCACAATGAAAACGTTGATGGTGTTTTCTGTCGGACCACAGGAATACGATAAAATGCGCAAAATCATTAGCGAGCGATCATTCAACGAGCTAAACAAGCCCGACAAACGTTCGTTCCGCTACATCGACGAGGCTCTGGATATTGAAAACACGCTGGCAGAGCGTGTTGGAGGCATGGCTCCGGACGAATTTTTCGAACTGCTGCATCCAGTAGTTGCCGAAGACGAGTGGAAACTGATGGCCGTTGGCGCGGTCCTCGGTTTCGGTGCCGGGGTTTGTCAGTGGCTATTACTGACTTAA
- a CDS encoding transglutaminase family protein — protein MKYSMAEFLEPTASIDFENTAVSDFAARHVQGASSDLQKAVGIYYAVRDQIRYDPYNVSLTVTGLKASNTLARGASWCVPKAILMVACCRAQGIPARLGFADVQNHLSTERMRRVMQTDIFHWHGYASIFLENKWVKATPAFNIGLCEKVNIRPLEFDGLEDSIYHEFDQAGNKHMEYLRNRGEFADMPLAQLRATFAKVYGDLEAKLSVGSSFDKELSQEHFK, from the coding sequence ATGAAGTACTCTATGGCAGAATTCCTTGAACCTACAGCCAGTATTGATTTTGAGAATACCGCAGTTTCGGATTTTGCCGCACGGCATGTTCAGGGTGCTAGCAGCGATCTTCAAAAGGCAGTCGGCATTTATTATGCGGTGAGGGATCAAATTCGCTACGATCCCTACAATGTCAGCTTGACGGTTACAGGGCTCAAAGCCAGCAACACTCTGGCCAGGGGCGCGAGTTGGTGTGTGCCGAAGGCTATTTTGATGGTCGCTTGCTGTCGTGCACAAGGAATTCCTGCCCGTCTTGGATTTGCTGATGTGCAGAATCACCTGTCAACGGAACGCATGCGCAGAGTGATGCAAACTGATATTTTTCATTGGCATGGCTATGCTTCAATTTTTCTCGAGAACAAGTGGGTGAAAGCCACGCCTGCTTTCAATATTGGCTTGTGCGAGAAAGTTAATATCAGGCCTTTGGAGTTTGATGGCCTGGAAGACTCGATTTATCACGAGTTTGACCAGGCCGGGAATAAACATATGGAGTATCTGAGGAACAGGGGTGAGTTCGCCGATATGCCCCTTGCTCAGTTAAGAGCGACCTTCGCCAAAGTGTATGGCGACCTTGAGGCAAAGTTGTCTGTAGGAAGCAGCTTTGACAAGGAACTGAGCCAAGAGCATTTCAAATAA
- a CDS encoding NnrU family protein → MTMLIVGILLFFLPHSVSIINHRWRDQKAQQLGEWGWKGLIGLISLVGFVLMIKGYGDARVTASVLYSPPAVLRHLVLLLMVPVFPLLVSTYLPGRIKSTVKHPTLVATKLWALSHLLVNGASADVLLFGSFLLWAVADRISMKKREVRPIPAAPVGPLNDVIAIAVGLGVYAGFVVKFHSLLIGVPLF, encoded by the coding sequence ATGACTATGTTAATAGTGGGTATTCTATTATTTTTTCTGCCACATTCAGTTTCGATTATTAACCACCGATGGCGAGACCAAAAGGCCCAGCAGTTAGGGGAGTGGGGCTGGAAAGGTCTTATTGGGCTAATTTCTCTGGTGGGCTTTGTTTTAATGATTAAAGGGTATGGGGACGCGCGCGTAACAGCCAGTGTTTTGTACTCTCCACCTGCAGTGTTGCGACATCTGGTGCTGTTGTTGATGGTGCCGGTATTTCCGCTGTTGGTCTCAACCTATTTGCCCGGGCGAATCAAGTCTACAGTAAAACACCCGACACTGGTGGCAACCAAACTATGGGCACTGTCGCACTTACTGGTAAATGGGGCTTCGGCAGATGTGCTGTTATTTGGCAGTTTTCTGTTATGGGCGGTGGCTGACCGAATTTCAATGAAAAAACGTGAAGTCCGCCCCATACCTGCTGCCCCGGTGGGTCCTCTCAATGACGTAATTGCAATTGCAGTCGGGTTGGGCGTATACGCCGGGTTTGTAGTTAAATTCCACAGTTTGCTAATTGGTGTGCCACTTTTTTGA
- a CDS encoding VOC family protein — protein sequence MIGYVTIGVKDMDKAKAFYGELLADLGAEVVFDMGRIAMYGKSAQDPMLAVCIPYNEKEASPGNGNMFAIPAPDKPTVDKLYKKAIALGATCEGEPGQRLPDVFYGAYFRDPDGNKGAFYVFG from the coding sequence ATGATTGGATACGTAACGATTGGTGTTAAAGACATGGATAAGGCCAAAGCATTCTATGGTGAATTACTGGCTGATCTTGGTGCTGAAGTGGTATTTGATATGGGGCGTATCGCCATGTATGGCAAATCTGCACAGGATCCGATGCTGGCCGTGTGTATTCCCTATAACGAAAAGGAGGCAAGCCCCGGCAATGGTAATATGTTTGCTATTCCTGCTCCCGACAAACCTACCGTTGATAAACTGTATAAAAAAGCCATTGCATTAGGGGCCACCTGTGAAGGCGAGCCGGGCCAGCGTTTGCCTGATGTATTCTATGGCGCGTACTTCCGGGACCCGGATGGCAATAAGGGCGCTTTTTACGTTTTTGGGTAA
- a CDS encoding DUF1329 domain-containing protein → MKTSISWAFATIYLVLATGVTAELLQEKNYDRLNSDLTPMGAERAGNAEGTIPAWDGGLTVAPENWHPEQGYPDIFADDPILFTITKENMTQYREQLSDGLKALLENYDSFKIPVYRTRRTFANPEFVYQATRDNAGKARVDGDGLASYQQPGVPFPIPASAQEVIFNHLNGWIGGYEGCTDWMPIFPNGDYYRVGWCSKLIQSSEMDNIQTPNDSVYFIGRYDAPGSLVGTVYLVHDVFNSEVSKRRAWIYNSGARRVRRAPDLAYDNIADGSEGMATIDDAAGFNGAIDRYHWKLLGKREMYIPYNGYKLGDPSLTYDRMIEGTQLKSELLRFELHRVWVIEATRKPDVSHIYNRRVFYIDEDSWKVTLTEAYDNRGMLWRTAILPLLQLYDVPIMVQRASMFHDLINGTTLLYGLDNEREKPSMKWHSKGRLIDFRSSSIKKQR, encoded by the coding sequence ATGAAAACCTCCATCAGTTGGGCCTTCGCCACAATATACCTGGTACTGGCAACTGGCGTGACAGCAGAGCTTCTACAGGAGAAAAATTATGATCGCCTCAACAGCGACCTAACCCCGATGGGTGCTGAACGGGCGGGCAATGCTGAAGGAACTATCCCGGCATGGGACGGTGGTCTCACTGTTGCACCAGAAAACTGGCATCCAGAACAGGGCTACCCTGATATTTTTGCCGACGACCCCATCCTGTTCACCATCACGAAAGAGAACATGACTCAGTACCGTGAGCAGCTCAGTGATGGATTAAAGGCGCTACTGGAAAATTACGACAGTTTCAAAATACCTGTCTACAGAACCCGACGCACCTTTGCCAATCCTGAATTTGTATATCAGGCCACACGCGATAATGCAGGGAAAGCACGGGTCGACGGAGATGGTCTGGCCAGCTACCAGCAACCGGGAGTACCATTCCCGATACCGGCAAGCGCACAGGAAGTCATATTCAACCACCTCAATGGCTGGATAGGCGGTTATGAAGGTTGCACGGACTGGATGCCCATCTTTCCAAACGGCGACTACTATCGTGTTGGCTGGTGTTCCAAGCTTATCCAGTCATCCGAAATGGATAATATACAGACGCCCAACGACAGTGTTTACTTTATTGGCCGCTATGATGCTCCCGGCTCGTTGGTGGGTACGGTTTATCTGGTACACGACGTTTTTAATTCCGAGGTCAGCAAGCGCAGAGCCTGGATATACAACTCTGGCGCCCGGCGGGTACGACGAGCGCCAGATCTTGCTTACGATAACATTGCCGATGGCAGTGAAGGGATGGCCACCATTGACGACGCTGCTGGCTTTAACGGGGCTATTGATCGCTACCACTGGAAATTGCTGGGCAAGCGGGAAATGTATATACCCTACAACGGTTATAAGCTCGGTGACCCTTCTTTAACATATGACAGAATGATTGAAGGCACACAGCTTAAGTCCGAGTTATTACGCTTTGAGCTGCACCGTGTCTGGGTTATCGAAGCCACCCGGAAACCCGATGTTTCGCACATCTACAACCGCCGGGTATTCTATATTGATGAAGATAGCTGGAAAGTCACCCTGACGGAAGCCTACGATAACCGCGGCATGCTATGGCGAACCGCTATTCTACCTCTGTTACAACTCTACGATGTTCCCATTATGGTGCAACGAGCAAGTATGTTCCACGATCTGATTAATGGCACAACACTTCTTTACGGGCTGGACAATGAGCGAGAAAAGCCATCGATGAAATGGCACAGCAAAGGGAGGCTGATTGACTTTCGGTCCTCATCCATAAAAAAGCAGAGGTAA
- a CDS encoding DUF2789 domain-containing protein, which yields MVEDPITMNLLFEQLGLDSSDEAIEAFIANHSPLPAEVKIFQAHYWNSAQAEFLETALKEDSEWAIVVDELNERLSV from the coding sequence ATGGTTGAAGACCCCATCACAATGAATCTACTCTTTGAACAGCTGGGTTTAGACTCTTCTGATGAAGCGATTGAAGCATTCATTGCCAACCACTCACCACTGCCCGCTGAAGTGAAAATTTTTCAGGCTCACTACTGGAACAGCGCACAAGCTGAATTTCTGGAAACGGCGTTAAAAGAAGATTCTGAATGGGCGATTGTCGTTGACGAGCTCAACGAGCGCTTAAGCGTGTAA
- the rimK gene encoding 30S ribosomal protein S6--L-glutamate ligase, with translation MKIAVLSRNENLYSTRRLKEAGEARGHEVDVIDTLHCYMDITRSRPAVRYHGKELPFYDAVIPRIGASITFYGTAVVRQFEMMGTFCVNESVAISRSRDKLRSLQLMSRKDVGLPRTGFANKADNIKDLIKNVGGAPVVIKLLEGTQGIGVVLADTNKAAESIIEAFMGLKANILVQEFIKEAGGADIRCLVVGQKVVAAMKRQGAEGEFRSNLHRGGSATLVKLSREERATAAKAAKVMGLNICGVDILQSKNGPVVMEVNSSPGLEGIETATNKDIAGMIYAFIEANAKPNNTRTRGKG, from the coding sequence ATGAAAATAGCCGTGTTATCACGCAACGAAAACCTTTATTCAACTCGCCGCCTGAAGGAAGCAGGAGAAGCGCGCGGACACGAAGTTGATGTTATCGATACCCTGCACTGTTATATGGACATAACTCGCAGTCGTCCGGCGGTGCGTTATCACGGTAAGGAATTACCGTTTTACGATGCCGTCATCCCCCGTATTGGTGCCTCCATTACCTTTTATGGCACAGCCGTTGTACGCCAGTTCGAAATGATGGGAACATTTTGTGTCAATGAATCCGTCGCTATCAGTCGCTCCCGTGACAAGTTGCGTTCACTGCAATTGATGTCCCGTAAGGACGTTGGCCTGCCACGTACCGGCTTTGCCAACAAGGCAGACAACATCAAGGATCTGATAAAAAATGTGGGCGGTGCACCGGTAGTGATCAAATTGCTGGAGGGTACTCAGGGTATTGGCGTGGTGCTGGCAGATACCAACAAAGCCGCAGAAAGCATTATCGAAGCCTTTATGGGCCTGAAAGCCAACATTCTTGTTCAGGAGTTCATCAAAGAGGCCGGCGGCGCAGACATTCGCTGCCTGGTTGTCGGACAAAAAGTGGTGGCGGCAATGAAACGCCAGGGCGCCGAAGGTGAATTTCGTTCCAATTTGCATCGTGGCGGATCTGCAACGCTGGTGAAACTGTCCAGGGAAGAGCGCGCTACAGCGGCAAAAGCAGCAAAGGTCATGGGTCTCAATATCTGTGGTGTCGACATATTGCAATCCAAAAATGGCCCTGTTGTTATGGAAGTTAATTCTTCTCCCGGGCTCGAAGGTATCGAGACGGCAACTAATAAGGACATCGCCGGTATGATCTACGCCTTTATCGAAGCGAACGCAAAACCGAATAACACCCGAACCCGGGGTAAAGGTTAA
- a CDS encoding succinylglutamate desuccinylase/aspartoacylase family protein → MPQNANNLHIGGFTIKPGETRQIEMPVAKLYTDTDICIPVHVRRAKKAGPTVFVSAAVHGDELNGIEIVRRLIQMKSLKLSKGTLILVPMVNVYGVLNQNRYMPDRRDLNRSFPGSSKGSLAGRVANIFLEDIVKHCDYGIDLHTGAIHRSNLPQVRGNLNDDETRELAEIFGVPVLLNSDIRDGSLRQAAVESNIRVLLYEAGQALRFDELSIRAGIRGVLNVLAHLQLIRRKKPRKPLTPFIANSSAWIRAGSSGIVNNLKNLGDQVHPGTPLAHIGSPFGEILDTVVATKSGIIIGKQNIPLVQEGDAMFHIAFFASKDATIVENIEALQEVLTPENNRDADLRLL, encoded by the coding sequence ATGCCGCAAAACGCCAACAATCTCCATATCGGTGGTTTTACCATAAAACCTGGAGAGACCCGCCAAATAGAAATGCCGGTAGCAAAACTCTATACCGATACAGATATTTGTATTCCTGTGCATGTCCGCCGCGCAAAGAAGGCCGGACCAACGGTATTTGTTTCTGCTGCAGTACACGGCGATGAGCTTAACGGCATTGAGATTGTCCGCCGTTTGATCCAGATGAAATCACTGAAGCTCTCCAAAGGCACGCTGATTCTGGTACCGATGGTGAACGTCTACGGAGTTCTCAATCAAAATCGCTATATGCCAGACAGACGAGACCTGAACCGCAGTTTCCCTGGCTCCTCAAAAGGGTCACTGGCGGGCCGCGTTGCGAACATCTTTCTGGAAGATATCGTTAAACATTGTGATTACGGTATTGACCTGCATACCGGGGCAATACACCGCTCCAACTTGCCCCAGGTGCGCGGTAACCTGAACGATGATGAAACAAGAGAGCTCGCCGAAATATTCGGGGTTCCGGTATTGCTGAATTCCGATATTCGAGATGGATCCTTGCGACAAGCCGCCGTCGAATCCAATATCCGCGTTTTGCTCTACGAGGCGGGCCAGGCCTTGCGCTTTGACGAACTGTCAATACGGGCGGGCATACGGGGCGTCCTGAATGTTCTCGCACACTTGCAGCTCATCCGCAGAAAAAAGCCCCGCAAGCCATTAACCCCCTTCATCGCAAACAGCAGCGCCTGGATCAGAGCGGGTTCCAGTGGCATCGTCAACAACCTGAAAAATCTTGGTGATCAAGTACACCCTGGCACGCCACTGGCACATATTGGCAGCCCTTTTGGGGAGATCCTTGACACTGTTGTCGCCACCAAGTCAGGCATTATTATTGGCAAACAGAATATCCCCCTGGTGCAAGAGGGTGATGCCATGTTTCATATCGCATTTTTTGCCAGCAAGGATGCTACTATTGTTGAGAATATTGAAGCATTACAGGAAGTCCTGACCCCAGAAAATAATCGGGATGCGGATCTCAGGTTACTGTAG